Within Cnuibacter physcomitrellae, the genomic segment GACCCACGGTGCGAGGTCGTCGGCGCGCTCGCCGTCGTGCAGACGCGACCCGACGTAGCCGATCGACGACGCGACCGTCTTCCACCGCACCCCGTGGCCGGCGCCCGCGCCGGCGAGCGCGTGAGCCACCTCGTGGAGCAGCACCTGGTGGATCTCGTCGTCCTCGTACCTCGACGCGAGGTAGCGCGACACGGTGATCCGTCGAGCGGTGTAGTTGCACTGTCCGGCGCGTGTCTTCGCGTTGTCGAACCCGAAGGTCCACGAGGAGTCGAGGTGCATCGCGATGAGGGCATCCGCCCACCGTGTGACCCGCGCCAGATCGGCCACGATCAGGACCCGAGGTACGATTCGGTCACGGCGACCGCCACGAGCGACGACTCGAGCTGGTCGAGCGAGGCGCCGAGCTTCTCCATGAGGAAGACGGCCACCTTGAAGTCGACCAGGGCGGCCGGGTAGTCCTCCAGCTCGAAGTGCACCTTGCCGCGGCTCAGCGTCGACACGGCCTCGAGGGTGCCCCACTCGTGGTTCTGCGCCTCCTCGACGCACAGAGAGAGCTCCTGCAGCGCTGCGGCGAGCTTCCCCTGGTACTGCATGACCTGCGCGCGGCGGATGCGAGCGCCGAGGGTGAGCTCGCGATCACCCGAGAAGCGCGCCTGGCGCACGGCCTCGTTGGCGACCGTCATCGCCTCGTCGAGCCGCCCGGTGAGGCGCAGCAGCACCACCTTCTCGTTGAGCGCGGTCAGGCTGCGCAGCTGACCGAGCTCCTCGAGCCTCTCGGTCACGGCGTCGACATCGACCTTCTCGCGCAAGGTGGTCATGTCGTACCCGGTGATGATGCTCATGTCCCTCCCAGGGTAACGAGCACCACCGTGCCCGTGCCCGTCGCCGCGCCGTCAGCCGGCCTTCGCGAGGTCGACTCGGTACAGCACGTCGTCGCCGTCGCGCGGTGATCCCCGGCCGTCGGTGTTGTTGGTGAGGAAGAGCAGCGTGTTCTCCGGGCCCGGGGCGACGTCCCGGATGCGGCCGAAGGCGCCGGTGAACCACTCCTGCGAGCGACCGTCGAAGGTGATCGTCCAGAGACGCTCGCCGCCGAGGCCGGCCATGAAGACGGTGTCGCCGATGACCGCGATCCCACTGGGGCTGGCGTCGTCGGTCGCCCACTGGGCGACCGGTTCGGTGAAGCGGCCGTCGCCGGCGAACCCCTCGGCGATCGGCCAGCCGTAGTTCGCACCGGGGGTGATGACGTTGAGCTCGTCGTAGGTGTCCTGCCCGAACTCGGCCGCCCACATCGTCCCGTCGGCGGCCCAGTCGATGCCCTGCGGGTTGCGGTGCCCGAGCGACCACACGGGCGATCCGGCGAACGGGTTGTCCGCGGGCACCTGCCCCTGCGGCGTGATCCGCAGGATCTTGCCGCCGAGGAACTCCACCGATTGCGCGAGATCGCGCTGGTTCGCGTCGCCGACGGTGACGTAGAGCATCCCGTCGGGTCCGAACGCGATGCGCCCGCCGTTGTGGTTCGACGCCTTCGGCAGTCCCGCGAGCACCACCTCCGGAGCGCCGAGCGTGTGCGCTCCCGGCGTCCCCGCGAGCGGCATCCGCACCACCCGGTTGTCGGATGCGGTCGTGTAGTAGGCGTAGAGCCACGACCCGTCGGCGCCCTGCCACGGTGCGAGCCCGAGCAGTCCCCCCTCGCCGGCGGCGGCCACGTCCCCGATCCGGGCGACGTCGACCGCGGTGCCGCCGACGTCCTCCACGATGCGGCCCTCGTCGCGCTCGCTGAGGAGCACGGAGCCGTCGGCGGGCTGCGCGATCGACCACGGCGCGGCCAGTCCGCTGACGAGCGGGCCCGGGTCGCCGAAGGGCACGACCGGCCCGAGCTCCTCCGCGGGTGCGGCGGTCGGGGTGGGGGAGGGCGTGGGCGACGGGGTCGGGGTGCCCACCGGGCTGTAGGTGGCGTACCGCGAGTTCGTCACCTCGGGGTCCGGACCGACGATCCCCGTGCAGCCGGCGAGCCCCACGGCGAGGGCGGCCACCGCCGTCAGCGTCCCTGCTCTGCGCATCCGTCCCTCTCTCCCTCGCCCTCGTCCGGGAGCGCCGTCGCTCAGCTCACCCGCCTCCGCGGGGGACCTGGAACACGCTGCGCGCCGGCGACGGGGAGCCGGTCGCCGTCTGATCGGTCGCGATCGGCGCCCCGGCCGCGAACCGCCCGACGTCCGCTCCTTCGACCAGCCTGCTCGCCACCGGGTCGCCCGCCAACCGCCTGGGCAGCGATTCAAAGGGAAGTCCTGTGTTCGACGCGAAGGCCACGATGTTGCCGAACCGCCGGGCCTTGAGCATCTGCGGATCGGCGGCGAGCGCCACGTGGTCGAACACGTGGGACAGGGTCGCCGCCTGCGACCGCGCGAACGCCAGGCCCGCGCCGTCGGCGACGTTCACGGCCAGCAGCCCGTCGGGCGCGAGCACCTCCGCCACCTCGCGGTAGTACTCCGCGCTCGTGACGTGCGCGGGCGTCCGGGCTCCGGCGAAGATGTCGCTGACCACCACGTCCGCCTGTCCGCGCAGTCCGGCCGGGAGCCGCGACAGCACCTCCCGGGCGTCGCCGTAGCGCACGCGGATGCTCGCTCCGCGAGGCAGCGGCAGTTCGCGGCGGACGAAGGCGGCGAGGTCCTCGTCGATCTCCACCACCTGCTGCCGCGAGCCGGGCCGCGTCGCCGCCACGTAGCGGGGGAGCGTGAAGGCGCCGGCGCCGAGGTGCACGGCCGTGATCGGCTCTCCCGCGGGCCGTACCACGTCGATCGCGTGCCCGATCCGCCGCACGTACTCGAACGACAGGTGCGTCGGGTCCTCGAGGTCGACGTGCGACTGCGGCGTCCCGTCCACGACGAGGATGCGAGACCCGGCCTCGAACGGATCCGGCCGGATGGTGGCCACCATGCCTGACGCCAGCCTGACGGTCGGCGTCTCCGACCTCTCGTCCCCGCGTGCCACGCTCCGACCCTACCCGCGGGCAGCGGGCCCGGCGGGCACCGCCGGCGAAGCGGGCCCGGCGGGCGCTCGCGGCGGATAGACCCACGTCACGAGCACGACCGAGATGATCATCAGCAGGAACCACGACACCAGCTTCGAGATCCCCACCAGCTCCCAGCCGTCCGCCTGTGACGGGTAGGTCCAGGCGTTCGACCAGGTGGCGATGTTCTCGGCGAACCAGATGAACAGCGCCACC encodes:
- a CDS encoding PQQ-dependent sugar dehydrogenase, with translation MRRAGTLTAVAALAVGLAGCTGIVGPDPEVTNSRYATYSPVGTPTPSPTPSPTPTAAPAEELGPVVPFGDPGPLVSGLAAPWSIAQPADGSVLLSERDEGRIVEDVGGTAVDVARIGDVAAAGEGGLLGLAPWQGADGSWLYAYYTTASDNRVVRMPLAGTPGAHTLGAPEVVLAGLPKASNHNGGRIAFGPDGMLYVTVGDANQRDLAQSVEFLGGKILRITPQGQVPADNPFAGSPVWSLGHRNPQGIDWAADGTMWAAEFGQDTYDELNVITPGANYGWPIAEGFAGDGRFTEPVAQWATDDASPSGIAVIGDTVFMAGLGGERLWTITFDGRSQEWFTGAFGRIRDVAPGPENTLLFLTNNTDGRGSPRDGDDVLYRVDLAKAG
- a CDS encoding SprT-like domain-containing protein — its product is MADLARVTRWADALIAMHLDSSWTFGFDNAKTRAGQCNYTARRITVSRYLASRYEDDEIHQVLLHEVAHALAGAGAGHGVRWKTVASSIGYVGSRLHDGERADDLAPWVGVCPAGHSYFRHRRPTTRLSCSRCSRRFSAAHLIEWTRRDVSPARAQARRSA
- a CDS encoding spermidine synthase — translated: MARGDERSETPTVRLASGMVATIRPDPFEAGSRILVVDGTPQSHVDLEDPTHLSFEYVRRIGHAIDVVRPAGEPITAVHLGAGAFTLPRYVAATRPGSRQQVVEIDEDLAAFVRRELPLPRGASIRVRYGDAREVLSRLPAGLRGQADVVVSDIFAGARTPAHVTSAEYYREVAEVLAPDGLLAVNVADGAGLAFARSQAATLSHVFDHVALAADPQMLKARRFGNIVAFASNTGLPFESLPRRLAGDPVASRLVEGADVGRFAAGAPIATDQTATGSPSPARSVFQVPRGGG